In Lolium rigidum isolate FL_2022 chromosome 3, APGP_CSIRO_Lrig_0.1, whole genome shotgun sequence, the genomic window CATAATAATTTTGCAAATACATATATATTCAAGCAACCAAGGAAGCATCCCAAAATTGTAGTGAAACACATGAAAATACATTAGATCAGGGCCCTCACATCGGGTCGATAAATAAAATGCGCATAGGCAATGCTCGCGTCTGGTCACTCACATCTGTTTCAAAGCTAAGCCGTTATCATAGCTTTAATAACAACAACGGAAGACAGTAATCTTGATTTATGAGAAGTTGATACCATGGAAATAAAATAAGCACCATACTTATGCAAAACAAATCAGAAACCAGAAACACAAGAATTCCCTACACCTAAATGAACAGCTTTTGTCATGATTAGCAAGTAAGAAACATATAACTGTAATCATTCTCATTGACACACATAATCATGTAGCACATCAAAACCGACTATCAACATGTCCTAGACCAAATTATCATTGCAAAAACATTAAATTACTGCATCCATGTTGCACAATTAAACATgaatgctaaggctgcagtaggaaAAATCGATTCACGATAAAGCAGCCAGGAGCCACCGTCGCAATACCCAAACAAGCAGCCATATAAAAAGATTGCTTGGTTGGCCAGGAAACAATTGAAGTACTGATCCGAATCCTGTTGGCCAGGAAACAATTTACTAATCCTAATCAAGCCATATGAAAAACCAAGTGTGTCCAGCTATGTGTCCCACGTGAACTGTTAGCGTGATTCAAACATCTGTTGGTCGTGCGAAAAGAGTTGTAGTATCGAGGGGTTATTCTTAcgaaagataatcttgccaaacgcaactggcatggaagtaaaaagtgtgtcttctgtcatcaggacgagactattaaacacttatttttcCAATGTcagtttgctaggtctatatggtcagccgtccaaatcgggtctaccttatacccaccacgtagtgttgccaatttatttggcaactggctcaatggtgtggatgttaggtttaaacgtcttattaggatgggagcgattgcaattatttggtcgctgtggctatgtagaaatgacaagattttcaataatatttcttcttcctttttgcaggtcatctaccggtgcacaGCTTTACTTCGTTCATGGATACCGTTGCAGCGTGTGGagcaccgagacctatttacggaggtgtcttcacggttggaggatacggcgagggatattttctcccaacatgggtggcagcgtgacctTCGGCTAGACCCTCCTACCTAGTTGTTATTACCGTTTTTTGAACTATGTTTTCATCTTTGAACTCTGTTGTGTGGTTTTGTAACGGATtcgtgtgcggctgtgtgcatcttagttatgcagaggccgggtctattgcgcaagtaataaagagcccattttcgaaaaaaagAACTGCAATACATATGTCATGTGTTTTCTAGTAATCTTGTGTGTGAGTAAATCAATTATTATTTGTTCTTTAATGACAGAACTACAGAGTGCGTAGTACTATCTTAAAATCATTCTGAAAGCAGAGAAATGCTTATAACAATTTCCCTCGAATCAGTACCAGAACCATGGCTGCAGTTTTGTTCGTGTATTGCAGGAGTCCGACAAGTAAACACCATTTTATTTCACAAACAAATAGCAGTAGCAAAATCGAAAGATGATTAGAAAGGGGAACTAATCAGATCCATGGTGGGCGAGGGGTGGTGGCTTGCCTCTAGGAAGAAAGCAGAGAGTGGAGCTGATGCATGCCTCCCGCCCTCCCGGGGGAAGCTCGCGATCAAGTCGGCACGACGTCACCCAGCGGGGACACGGCGGTTGCGAGCAGAGCCTTGCTGGCCTGCCACATCTGCGGCGCGCGGTCCATCCGGTCGTCGTTCTGCACCCCCACCTGCTACCgcggccatggacgccaagaCCGAAGCTTCTACTCCTGCTCCTCTGTATAGCCGGGGGCATGGCCAGGGTTTGTGTTTTGAGGACCGATTTGGTGATTCCATGCCGAATGTTAGAATCGGATCCCACATTTAGTCGGCACACGACAATGGCCACGCAGCTTGCCGATCGCTTAGGAGCGCTCCCTATACTGGGAGAATAGCGCCCGTAAGGGaatgagcaatggtggcatacacaactagaTGGTTCTACgtaaaaaagttgtcagaaacaacatggtgaattttatctctccaatgaaagctacaactttagtaagaaaaaaaagagaagggaccccacaaatatgacattatgtatctctttctctctccaaaaagcatTTTTTTAAGGCTTAAGATCtcacttcttgaagaggaggctgcctcctcatccgaacctactttgaacCACCCGAACCTAGCTAAAGGTGTGAAGCACTacctctagggcagtgcattgggcatgtCCTAACTAGTTTGCAGCTTACGGTCTGCGTTGTTAAATAAAATTTCCACCTTTCCGGATTTTTTTTTAATCAACAACACGGTGACGGTGATTGGGCCCGCTTGCTGTTCATCCCAAATCTCAATCGTTACAGTGTACCGAATGGCATTGTTGTGCCCTAGAGTACTAGCATAAAACATTGAAGGAATGATATTACGCTGCATGTTGCCAATCTATTATAAGGGGATATTGCTGGGCTGTGCTAACTTCCCATGGCATGGCTTGGCCGCAACTGCTCTCATTTTTCAACACGACGAATCACTTGGGGGATAATATCTTTCACATTGCATGCATTGACGAACTAAACTGTGcctaaaaaataaataaacggTAACTTTGTTTTCACCTTCTCTTACTAGATGAAAGGTGCAGAGCTCCCTGTGAATTATtttcaagacaaaaaaaaattggttaTTAATTTCAGACTTTTTTTTGAAGTGTATTAATTTCAGACTTTCAGTGGCTGTTTAAAGTATGAACTCTAAAATATTTAACTACAGAATTGCGTTTAGCCATGATGGTTCTCAACTGGAAAAGGGCGGTCGCACCAATGAAACAACGGCGCAACATCCTCGAACGCCTTGGTTAATTCCTCGGGGCGTGTTCCCGTAGATGCAATGCAACTGTTGTCAGCTATGTCCTTAGCACTTGCAAATCGCACCGACAAAGTGTTGAAAGGGCGAAAGACCAAATATATGCATCGAGAAGAAACTTTTGCTCTCTCGTTGCCGCTGAGTCGCTGCTGCTGCCCTCCCGCTAGTTCGACGCCCAGCTCGCCTAGGTCACAGGCGATCTCTCGTCCCTCTCTCTCGGGGCATTCTTTCTAGGGAAGCGGAGGCGGTTTTATTTTTCCCCGTCGAATGGACGAGATTGGCAGGGTTTGCGCTGGGATTTCAGCTTGGCCCAGGCGGGGTTTACCTCCCCGAAACAACAGAAGGAGGCCAAAAGGGGAAAGCTCCTGCAAGTTCTTTTCCAGAGATAGAAGAAAATTTCTCACTTTTAGATATCCTACTTCCAGTACCCTTTTTAATTCTGAACTCTGAAAAACTATGATCGGTCCTCATGGTTCTCCCCAGGAAGAAGACGGGGCAACGGACCGACTTGGTGTGAGGCGTGGTCACGTCTGGAGGCATTGAGAGTTTGACAAATGAGGGGCTGGACCATCGCCGCAACATCCTTGGCAGCATGCTCCGGTAGATGCAGTTGTTGTCAGCTCACGCATTTGCAAATAGCAGGCACAAGTGTTGAAAGGGTAGAAGACCAGATATATATGCATCGAGAAACTTCTGCTCCCAGTTGTCTTTTTTGGACACAGAGTGTTGGAACACCAACAAAATGCGTCAGATTAACTCGAGTTACAGATGTAACAAAGTGTGTATTGCATCTCACTCAATAACTCAGAGATGAAAAGCTTAAGAGTTATGAACGTGCAGATTTTATCTGAAAGTGTTTTTGGCTCCCGAGCTTAAGTGCTCTCTCGCTATTTTTAAAACATTACAAGGTATTTTTACATTTcattaaaaatctgaaaatatttttggggattttcagtgatacatctcacaaccatgcaaaatctcaacccgAAATTCTTTTAATTTTGTGCtagacaaaaataataaaatctgatatgttttggagatttgaaaattaCTACTTAAAGCTGATATTTTTTAGTAGCttagaatataaagtatttgaagtTGATATTTTACACGCTTGTGAAATACATTATTGTCTATATGCggatattttcaaaaaaaaatgaaactaaaaaatataattttttattttcaaaaGAACGGGATCACTGGtaccccatgtgcaccaaatctctgccaCGGATTTTACACTCAATAGAGACAAATAATAAGCAAACAAGGTGTCAAATTTAAGATCGAGCAACCAAACCTTGCTTCACTCTGTGTTTCGTTAGAGCACTCTTGTAATCTTTCAAAACGGTGCACCACTTTGCGGGGTGCACCGTCACGCCTTGATAGATAGTACCCTCCTCCTTTCTCCGGGCTTGGAACCGGCTATGCAACATAAGtataacacttatcataacatagGCGGAGTTACCTACCTACCCTAGCTACCAAAGAGGAAAATAATGAAGAGTCTGGATACAAGTCCATACATGTCATTACAAAACGTAACAAAGCATtacaaactaaataaaatatattttatattttttcccttttatcatttttttggaaatttcgttttcatttttttcattttccttttttatctttttttttgttttccacccAAAAAAGATGCACCCATGGATCAGTGGCCAAATCATAGTATCACGAGCTCTTGGAATCAAGTACCTGCAAAAGAATAAGGACACAAAATAAGCGTAGTCATGTATATCAAGAAATTTAAGCTatgatcaaattatatgcaaatagAAAAACCAGGTTATAGACTAAATTAAAAAAAAGGCAAAAGGCCAAAAGTACACTGGACAAACTGTGCAAATTAAACATAACTGAGatttataaataaataaataattataGGCTAGTGTTCATACCTTGCCTCTCCGTCGCCATCAAAGTTGGTGTTTTCTCACTCTCTTGGCCAAGTGTATACATCCACGTCTTCACCGTGAAGTTTCCGGTGCTGCTCTTGAATCCCCGGCACCCACAGCTTAGAGATGTCCTGCATATCCACATCCAGCCACATCTGCTGCAAACTGCCTAACCCCTCAACGCACCGTAAGTCTGGACAACGAGTTACACGGAGATTCCCCACCTGAGGAAGGTTCGAGACCCTCTCTAGGTCGCCGCATCCCTGGATTAGAAGCGTCTCAGAGAGGAACGGGAGGTCCTCCACCACCTTCAAGGAGCTTGCTTCGCCTAATTGGAGCTCTTTCAAGCTGGTGGCCTCCTGTCCTAGCTGTCGTGGGAGAGATCCCAGCTTTGGGCAGCCCTCAAGTTCCAATCTCTTCAAGCGTGGCAGCAGCTGCATCCCTGGAGACGGGGCTTCCCCCTTTTGTATCTCAGCAAATCCATCCTCTCCCCCTTCCGCTGCCTCTGCATCTCCCTCTTCAACAAAGGACCACTCCTCCAAGTTAGGCATATTCTCGATATACAACGATTCGAGCTTGGGGAACGCAACAACCGCATCCTTGGATCTGTGATTATCCCCCCTGCAGCCCACAAATTCGGGTCCAATCTTGGTAACTGCTGCTGCTCCATCAATTCTCAGATATCTCAGATTAGGCAGCTGCCCGAGTGGTGGAAGATGCACACATGAATTGCAATCTATGAGTTTTAAGTATAAAACTGAAGACAGGTGGGTGGTACCAAGCCATGTGGGATACCTCCGGCCAAAGAAACTATGGATAAATAGATCTTCCAGGTTCTGTGGAGGGATTAGCTGCTCAAAGATCTTCTCCATGTTGCTAACATCTTCCTCTGAATATTGTTCATCTGTACGTTCGGTGCAGAGCAGGCTCAAAACTTTGAGATGTTTTTTCTCTGTCAGCAATGAATCTGTACTGTAAGGAGTAGCCCTTTCCAATTTAATCATATCAAGCTGCCTTAGCTGTGAGAGATGTACCAACTCTTCCAACTTCCATCCATCTTGTGTTTTACCATTATCACTTCCACCACCAATAGGAAATCCTTGCAAATCATTGAGAAATTCCATTCTGCCTATTCCTTTTGGCACCTGATTTATTGGTGTACCAGCCAGACCAAGACGCCTTAAATTGGACAACTGAGTGATCGCCAAAGGAAGGCTATGCAGAGCATCACAACATTGCAAGTTCAATATCTGAAGATTTATGAGGTAACCGATGGACTCCGGAAGACAAGATATGAGAGTGCCATCGAGATCAAGTAGTCGTAGATGGATCAAACTTCCAATGCAATCTGGAATGGTTTGTATGGACGAACCAGTCAGATCCAAAACTCGAATGCACGGAAGTATCTTGAAAATTGTATTTCCAACATTTGGTCTCTTAGCAGATGTAAGAAGTAGTGTCCGTACTCTAATCATCTCTTTGTCCATATTGGACAACACTATAAAATCCTTGTCAGTGACAACTGAAACACGTCTTAGTTTGCACAAAGTTTTAGCCCCCAATGAGTGTGGGTCTCCGCAAAAACTTTCTTCTCCAGATATATGTTGAGCAAGTTGTCTTAGAAGGTCATGCATCTTGAACCTACTACGGTCAGCACGTTCAGGGTCTGGTTGCGCGAGATTCCTATATATCAACTCATAGTAGTACTCTTCTGCTATGTCTTCTAGTAGCTGGCCTTGCTGCTCCTCTATAAAACCTTCTGTGACCCAAAGCCTGATAAGATCATCACGTTCAATGTAGCAATCTTCTGGATATAAGGCTAAATAGAGAAAGCATTGCTTCAGATGACTTGGTAAGTCATCATAGCTCAAATACAAAGCACCTCTGAGCTCAGTAGGAAGGTTTCCCACAGACCAAGCATTTCTATCAATAAATTTTCTCCACTCATTCTCTGTTTTCTCTTTATTTGCAAGAACACTGGCAGTAACCTTGATTGCAAGGGGAAGTCCACCACATTTGCGAACAATATCATAACCCATATCCTGAAGTTTTTCCACATCTTTTTCTTCATCAATGTTCATACTCTTCCAAAGCATCTCCCATCCTACATCTGCTGACATCAGATCAACTCGCTGCACATCCTCCATCCCAATTGCATGTGCAATTGTATCGTGTCTAGTGGTAACTAGAATTACTCCGGTTGCAGCAGCATGTAATGGAATTCTCAGCAGATTGGTCCACACCTCAGGCTGCCAAACATCATCTAGCACAAGGAAGAAACTTTTTTCTGTAACTGCAGCTGCAAGCTTGCTGCTGAGCTCTCCAACGGTTTCGCCTTGCTCTTCATGCACCCCAAAATTCCGAAGAACTTCTTTCAAAATAGCAACTTCCGAGTACTTCTGAGAAACACAAATCCATGCTTGGTTACTAAATACTCCTTTTATCTTTTGGTCATTATATATCCTCTGTGCTAGAGTTGTCTTCCCAATCCCTCCTGTTCCAACAATACCAACCTTGTATGCCTTCTTCTCTTTGTTTGCAAGAACCAGCCCAGCCAATCTTTTGCAAGCATGTAATGTTTCCTTTCCCACAAGATTAGGCTCCACAAGGTTGATACTTTTCTTCACAGTCGAAACTTCTGCTTTAGGCTGCAATTTCTGAAGCTTTAAAAATTCACTCAACTTTGATATCTTCTCAAGTTCAGCATTAAAGTCTCTGATTTGAACAGCAATCTTGCGACGGTTCAAAACATTAGGAATGCAAGTAAAAAACGAAATGCCACAACATTTAGTTGACTCTGTTGATGATGAAGGGTGTTCTGCTAGTAGCTTCCCCCCTTCAGATCTTGCCATGTCGATAATATCATCAGCATAATACATAGCATCTCTAAGCTCACCCAGCCAATTTTTGACTGCTGATTCTTTTGTACTCCTTTCCTCAGCATCATTAAGTACGCATTGTATCTGGGTCATTTTTCGCTGTAGTTCTTTCAGTTCTTCTTTTACCCCTAGAATCTGAACTGCCTCTTCTGTGATCATTTCTTGCAATTTTTTTGCACATGATCCAACAAGAGAATCCAGTATGGCTGCCATCAGAAAAACTTGACGAGGTTGATCCACGTGAAATACAAAGTGGCTCCTCTAAAAGTGGGGCAAACTTGCAGGCTGGTAATGAATGTAGATCATGAGTTAAGATTGGTTAAAAATCTAGAAAGTATTCACTAAATCTGTATGAATGTTAGAGAAATTCTGACTCAAATAGTCTACTGGGGCGAGAAGCTCCAGTTATAGCTTTAGTGTGCTACGTGGGCTTTGGAATTTAGCACACCAAGGTATGCTGGTGGAATTCCAGAATAGTGGGACCAAAAAATGAATTTCCATTTCTGTACTGGAGAGTAAAGTAGGTATGAAGGTTTGTAAATCATGCATAATGCATTTACAGGTGGCTGACGAAGCTAATGCGCTAATACTCGCTTTGCTACTTCTTTGGCTTTAATAAAATTGAGTCCCTAGGCCTTCCGTGTTAAATTTAGGATGAATGCCTAGTGATTACTCATCTTAGTATGCTCGGTGCCTAGTGTCTAGATCACCAATGTAACTGAACACAAGACAGTAGGGGTCGTGGTAACGCAAGTCATGATATTAAAAATAATGTCATGGAAACCAACATGCATGATCTTTAGAATAGTACGATTCTTACCTCAGAAAGGAATCTTTCAGAACGAAATAAACATTGGATAACAAGAGTCAATAGCAATCATCTGGCAGAAGCAGGTTGCTCCATTGATCAACCCATCTCCACTTCACATGTAGATCAACCCATCAGCACTGAAAGATCCCATGAATCGGAGCCCAGGAGGATGAAAAGTAACTGGTTGAATAGGCCGGTGCACAGAAAAGGTAATGGGAGGTTATCAGCCACTCAATAAAAGAAAGCCTCACTACGGGAGAGTGGAAAAGGAGAAGTTGAATTAAGTGTTTCCCTTAAGACAAAGCTAGTTCAGCGGATGCTAGGAGATATCCAACTGAACAGAGCTATAAGAACTGAAGAAAATACCTTAATAATGGTATGTTGATTAGAGTGCTGCAGGCGAGCGGGATATATTCATACAGATTGTTCCATCCCAGTAGGATCTCTTTGCTAAACAGCCAAACAAACAGATAGGATTATGACACCGATCACGAAAGCTCAGCTGCATTTG contains:
- the LOC124703114 gene encoding putative disease resistance protein RGA3 — translated: MAAILDSLVGSCAKKLQEMITEEAVQILGVKEELKELQRKMTQIQCVLNDAEERSTKESAVKNWLGELRDAMYYADDIIDMARSEGGKLLAEHPSSSTESTKCCGISFFTCIPNVLNRRKIAVQIRDFNAELEKISKLSEFLKLQKLQPKAEVSTVKKSINLVEPNLVGKETLHACKRLAGLVLANKEKKAYKVGIVGTGGIGKTTLAQRIYNDQKIKGVFSNQAWICVSQKYSEVAILKEVLRNFGVHEEQGETVGELSSKLAAAVTEKSFFLVLDDVWQPEVWTNLLRIPLHAAATGVILVTTRHDTIAHAIGMEDVQRVDLMSADVGWEMLWKSMNIDEEKDVEKLQDMGYDIVRKCGGLPLAIKVTASVLANKEKTENEWRKFIDRNAWSVGNLPTELRGALYLSYDDLPSHLKQCFLYLALYPEDCYIERDDLIRLWVTEGFIEEQQGQLLEDIAEEYYYELIYRNLAQPDPERADRSRFKMHDLLRQLAQHISGEESFCGDPHSLGAKTLCKLRRVSVVTDKDFIVLSNMDKEMIRVRTLLLTSAKRPNVGNTIFKILPCIRVLDLTGSSIQTIPDCIGSLIHLRLLDLDGTLISCLPESIGYLINLQILNLQCCDALHSLPLAITQLSNLRRLGLAGTPINQVPKGIGRMEFLNDLQGFPIGGGSDNGKTQDGWKLEELVHLSQLRQLDMIKLERATPYSTDSLLTEKKHLKVLSLLCTERTDEQYSEEDVSNMEKIFEQLIPPQNLEDLFIHSFFGRRYPTWLGTTHLSSVLYLKLIDCNSCVHLPPLGQLPNLRYLRIDGAAAVTKIGPEFVGCRGDNHRSKDAVVAFPKLESLYIENMPNLEEWSFVEEGDAEAAEGGEDGFAEIQKGEAPSPGMQLLPRLKRLELEGCPKLGSLPRQLGQEATSLKELQLGEASSLKVVEDLPFLSETLLIQGCGDLERVSNLPQVGNLRVTRCPDLRCVEGLGSLQQMWLDVDMQDISKLWVPGIQEQHRKLHGEDVDVYTWPRE